Genomic segment of Desulfurispora thermophila DSM 16022:
GTTGAAATCCAGAAAAATGAAAAACTGTCCAAAGAAATAGAGGAAAAGAAGCCCCAGATCATTGAAGGCATTATAAATGTTTTCCGCCAGAAAAAGGTGGAAGATGTGTTACCGCTCAGCAAGGACAAGGAATTGAAAGAGGAAGTATTAAAAGTGATTAACGCCCGACTAAAACTGGGTAAGGTGGAGCACGTTTATTTCACCGATTTCATTGTCCAGTAGCAGCCGGTTACGGTAAGGAGCAGGGTAATTTATGATGACGGAAGAACAGCTCAGGGAGTTCTTGGAAAAAGCACAGCCGGAACGGGCTACAGTGCGCCGGGCGGTTTTTTCCGAATTGGTTCCTCCTCCAGCCGGGCAAATGGCGATCAACATCGACTATCTCTCTGATATTGAAGTTGTGCTGTCAGCCCGGCTTGGTTCTGCAACTCTCAAAATCAAAGAAATATTAAAACTGGAAGAAGGATCGGTTATCGAGTTGGAACAACCGGTCGGCCAATCAGTGGATGTGTGTGTGAATGGTCAACCGGTAGGGCGGGCCGAAGTGGTGGTGCTGGGCAGTAATTTTGGCCTGCGCATGGAAAACATTTATCGCCGGGAGAAAAAAAGCGCTGCCCAGGAGGAAGAGGAGGCGCGGGCCTGATGGAAAAGGAAATGTGGCTGTATATGTTGCGCCTGGCCTTGTTCCTGCCGCTGATTCTGGTTATGGCCTATTTATTTATTAAATTTGTGCTTTCCGGACGGGCGTTTCCAGCCGGTGGCAACAGGCGTTGCCTGCGCTTTATAGAGCAGTTGCCGCTGGGGCCGCGCAGCGCCCTTGTGCTGGTCCAGGTGGGCAGTGAGTATTTGCTTTTAGCCAGGCAGGAAAGCCAGCTGCATTTATTGCAGCGTTACCATGTGCTGCCTGTCTTGAAAGAAGATGCACAACCGGTGCGCAAAGCTTCTGTTGACAGGGAGTCCTGACCAATGAAAAGGTTATGCTTATTAATCTTTTTGCTGCTTATTTTTTTGGTTAGCTATCCCGAGCCCACGCTGGCCGTACCGCAGCAGGGCACCGGTGTGCCGGCCCAACTGCCCGGTATAAACCTGCAGCTCACATCGCCCGGTAATCCCCAGCAAGTGGTGGACAGTGTAAAGATCCTGGTGCTATTGACAATTTTATCGCTGGCGCCGGCAATACTCATTACAGTGACCTCTTTTACGCGCATTATTGTGGTGCTTTCCCTGCTACGCAGCGCTTTAGGGGTGCAGCAAGCCCCGCCCAACCAGGTGTTGATTGCCCTGGCCATCTTCCTGACCATTTTTATCATGACTCCGGTGGTGAAGCAGATTAACGAACAGGCTCTGGAGCCCTACTTGCAAAACAAAATTTCCCAGCAGGATGCCTTTACAGCGGCATCCGCCCCCTTAAAGCAGTTTATGCTGAAAAATACGCGGGAAAAGGATCTGGAATTATTTGTGGCCCTGAATCAGAAACAGCGGCCGCGCAATGCGGCAGAATTGGAGCTGAGTACTGTTATCCCCGCCTTTATGATCAGTGAGCTTAAAACAGCCTTTCAAATGGGCGTGATGTTATATATACCTTTCCTGGTGATTGATATGGTGGTGGCCAGCACGCTGATGTCCATGGGTATGTTTATGCTGCCGCCGGTGATGATCTCGCTGCCTTTTAAGATTTTGCTCTTTGTGATGGTGGACGGCTGGTACCTGGTAGTGAAATCCCTGGTGGAAAGTTTTGCCCGCTAAAGTGAGGTGGAGCAATTGACAGATACAATGGTGATCAAACTGATCCGTGATGCTTTTTACATGGTGTTGCTCATCTCTCTGCCTCCCTTGGCGGCCGGCATGCTGGTCGGGTTGGTGGTGAGCATACTGCAGGCCGCCACCCAGGTCCAGGAGCAGTCCCTCAGTTTCGTGCCCAAACTGGTGGCTGTCTTCATCACTTTAGCTGTGCTTACTCCCTGGATCATACATGTTACGGTGCGCTATGCAGCGGAAATATTCCGGCAACTTCCCCAGGTTGCCCGTTAGAAGGGCTGGCTTATGGTGCTGAGCGAAACTTATGTGGTGACC
This window contains:
- the fliN gene encoding flagellar motor switch protein FliN, with the translated sequence MMTEEQLREFLEKAQPERATVRRAVFSELVPPPAGQMAINIDYLSDIEVVLSARLGSATLKIKEILKLEEGSVIELEQPVGQSVDVCVNGQPVGRAEVVVLGSNFGLRMENIYRREKKSAAQEEEEARA
- a CDS encoding flagellar biosynthetic protein FliO, which produces MEKEMWLYMLRLALFLPLILVMAYLFIKFVLSGRAFPAGGNRRCLRFIEQLPLGPRSALVLVQVGSEYLLLARQESQLHLLQRYHVLPVLKEDAQPVRKASVDRES
- the fliP gene encoding flagellar type III secretion system pore protein FliP (The bacterial flagellar biogenesis protein FliP forms a type III secretion system (T3SS)-type pore required for flagellar assembly.), whose translation is MKRLCLLIFLLLIFLVSYPEPTLAVPQQGTGVPAQLPGINLQLTSPGNPQQVVDSVKILVLLTILSLAPAILITVTSFTRIIVVLSLLRSALGVQQAPPNQVLIALAIFLTIFIMTPVVKQINEQALEPYLQNKISQQDAFTAASAPLKQFMLKNTREKDLELFVALNQKQRPRNAAELELSTVIPAFMISELKTAFQMGVMLYIPFLVIDMVVASTLMSMGMFMLPPVMISLPFKILLFVMVDGWYLVVKSLVESFAR
- the fliQ gene encoding flagellar biosynthesis protein FliQ; its protein translation is MTDTMVIKLIRDAFYMVLLISLPPLAAGMLVGLVVSILQAATQVQEQSLSFVPKLVAVFITLAVLTPWIIHVTVRYAAEIFRQLPQVAR